The Oncorhynchus tshawytscha isolate Ot180627B linkage group LG08, Otsh_v2.0, whole genome shotgun sequence genome window below encodes:
- the LOC112256874 gene encoding synaptosomal-associated protein 23 encodes MADMSAEEITMRANQVTDESLECTRRMLQMAEETRETGVNTIDMLDQQGEQLRRTEEGMDQINEDMRKAEKNLTDLSKCCGLCVCPCDRVTSIEHDSKYKRTWGTGDGTGEGGDGSVVSRQPSGIHNGQANQQQPMGGSGPYIKRITNDAREDEMEENLDQVGSIIGNLKNMARDMGSELDKQNKHIDCITEKADRNKARINEANQRANKLLK; translated from the exons ATGGCGGATATGTCAGCGGAAGAGATCACCATGAGGGCCAACCAAGTGACCGATGAG TCCTTGGAGTGCACCAGGCGGATGCTACAGATGGCCGAGGAG ACCAGGGAGACTGGTGTCAACACCATCGACATGCTGGACCAACAGGGGG AGCAACTGAGACGTACAGAGGAGGGTATGGACCAGATCAACGAGGACATGAGGAAGGCTGAGAAGAACCTGACTGACCTGTCCAAGTGCTGTGGCCTCTGTGTCTGCCCCTGTGACAG GGTGACATCCATAGAGCATGACTCTAAGTACAAGCGTACCTGGGGAACAGGTGATGgtacaggagagggaggggatggctcGGTGGTGTCCAGGCAACCCTCGGGCATCCATAACGGACAAGCCAACCAGCAGCAGCCCATGGGGGGCTCTGGACCCTACATCAAGAG GATTACCAACGATGCTCGGGAGGATGAGATGGAGGAGAACCTGGATCAGGTGGGCAGCATCATAGGGAACCTGAAGAACATGGCCAGAGACATGGGCTCTGAGCTAGACAAGCAGAACAAACACATCGACTGCATCACAGAAAAG GCGGACAGAAACAAAGCACGTATCAATGAAGCCAACCAGCGAGCCAACAAGCTCCTCAAGTAG